The nucleotide sequence ACCGTCATCCtactcttctttttctcatGTCAAACATATCGATGTCACGATGCACGCCTTCTCACGTCTGCCCCACGTACACGCGTGCACTCGTACTGATGTGTACGTCCTATACGCACAAACATGCATGGCAGGATTTGCTTGACCACACAAACGCCCcgccgttctctctctttccctcccacACGCTCCCGCCTCAGcgtcttttctttctccgtttcctctcttctttatTGTTTTGCTCGCTCTTCGTAGACTCTTCTGATCCACTACATCAAACATAATCGCTCTTCTAcctctgtgcatgtgtgcgtgtgctcgcgttaagctgctgcggcacagatttcctccctcttgctGTTCCTACCTCCGAATCACTCATTTTTGCTCAGACAAAATTGTCCTTTTTGCTTTGTTGCTTGCACTACCCATCTTGCTACCTCCCtcaccgcccccctctctctcgcttccacGATCACATCCTTAGTTCACAGCTATTCACATTTCCTCTCACAGGCCTATAGTGGAACCCTATCCACTTCTCGCTGCTCCATTattcgcggcgccgccgaccTACTCATGGCATCATCGGTGGTGAGTGAGATGAAGGCGCAGATGCTGAAGCGCAGcaaggtggagaagcagaCGATCAGCGAGCTCCGGATGAAGCACGGCGACGTGAAGCTGAGCGACGCCAGCATCGATGCGGCGTACTGTGGCATGCGGGGCATCACCGGTCTTGTGTACGAGCCGTCCCTGCTGGACCCGGTGGAGGGCATCCGCTTCCGCAACCGCACGATCCCGGAGTGCCAGGAGGTGCTGCCCAAGGCACCGAACGGCTGCGAGACGCTGCCGGAGGCGATGTTCTGGCTGCTGATGACCGGCGAGGTACCgacggcggagcaggcgaGGGCCCTGAACGCGGAGTTGCACCGCCGCGCTGACCCGGTGGCgatcgccgcggcgcagaaggcgatcgcggcgctgccggcgagCACGCACCCGATGACGGCGTTCAGTGTGGGCGTGCTTGCGCTGCAGACCTACTCGAAGTTTGCTGCGGCCTATGCGACGGGCAAGTCAAACAAGACGACGTACTGGGAGTACGCGCTGGAAGACTCGCTGGACATGCTGGCACGCacgccagcggtggcagcgatgATCTACAACCGCGTCACCAAGGGCCgtgcggaggtggcggcgtcgaGCAACAGCGAGCTGGACTGGGCAGCAAACTTCTCGAACATGTTGGGCTTCAAGGACAATGAGTTCTGGGAGTGCATGCGGCTGTACCTGTCCATCCACGTCGACCACGAGGGCGGAAACGTGTCGGCGCATACGACGACGCTGGTTGCGTCGGCGCTGAGCGACCCCTACCTTGCCTTCAGCGCGGGGCTGAACGGGCTTGCCGGACCGCTGCACGGGCTGGCGAGCCAGGAGGTGCTCAAGTACCTGCTCAGCATGCAGGACCGCGTGAAAGCAGACGGTGTGAACGTGTGCGATGAGGCGGcactggaggtggcgctgacCAAGTACACTTGGGAGCTGCTGAACTCCGGCCAGGTTGTGCCCGGCTACGGccacgcggtgctgcgcaaggtGGACCCGCGCTACACCTGCCTGCGCAACTTctgcctgcgccaccactTCGAGGACGACCTATTCAAGCTGATCAACGTCGTCTACAAGATCATGCCCGGCATCCTGACGGAGCATGGCAAAACCAAGAATCCCTACCCCAACGTCGATGCGCACTCCGgcgtactgctgcagcactaTGGGCTGACGGAGCAGGATTACTACCCGGTGCTGTTCGGCCTGTCGCGCCAGATGGGTGTCATGGCCGGCGTTGTTTGGGACCGCCTGCAAGGCCGCCCGCTCGAGCGCCCCAAGTCGATCACGACGGAGATGCTGGCAAAGAAGTACCTGGAGAATTTGTAGTGAAACGGAATGAGGTGGTGAGCACTCGCCTGACAGGCGAAAAAAGGCGGGAGGAAGTACCTCTGGGGAAAGCTACGGGAAAGGAAACTGCAGAGAGCGTGGGGTGTTTGAAGCAAGGGATGCTGCTCATGTGTACCTTTTGGCACACCTATGGAATCCCTCTCCTTGCATACAGCGCTTGCTGATGAGCATCTTAtgtgtctctgtgcttgTTTTTtgtgtcgttgctgctgtcgttgtgCAATGTCATTATTCGTGCATTGACATCCCGACGTCGAAAGATACGGTGACGGCTGCTGACGTGGTGGTGAGGTGTGAGGCCATGTGTGTGCACCTTCGCTGTTCGCTGTTTGGGGTTTTTTCTGATCAGCATTTTGGCAATGGGGGTTCTATCAACAAGCAGACGCACTGAGTGTTGTGCCGTCATCCCTCGCTCGACCACATGctgcctttctccctttcaccCTCTTCCCGCGACAAATTTTACAAGCCTTGTTGTACAGTCACAATCGCTATAGCCGAGacgcttctccctcctccactttCTTGAACTTTCTCTCCCCGCGGTAATATCAGATGCTCTGCATCCTGTCTTTGCTGCTCTTCAGATTTCCCTTTACGCCTCTTTatgcgtgcgcgtgcatgtATGCTCCTCTCCCAGCCCCGAACCCCTTCTTTCCGTCTTCTGATCCTTAGCCTAGAGTAAAGACTAAAAGTGCTCTACAGGGAAGATAATGGTACCCATGTGCTGTAGTTTTCCGTGTGTGGCAAGGTAGTAGGCGCATGCCCACACGTACAGACGGACAGGCACAGACGTGGTCAGTGGCAGATGCGTGGAAAGCTAGCCGCTAAGAAGATCCTTCCCGCCCTTTCTCTTGTGCGCACATCGCACACTTCACATCGCACctgcctgcgccaccgttTCTACTTCGCTGGACGCCTTCGCTTGGCTGCAATTTCAGCGAATGGGCcagttgttgttgttgttggttctgtgttttttttttttttcatgtGTGTGACACGTTGTTTCTCAGCTTCCTGCTCGCGTCTTGTTTGCTGGCTTCTGATTTTTATTTTCTTTGCGCTCCCTTCTTCGCCCCTGCCCCTGGCCCCTGCCCCTTTATTGTCTCTCCTCAGTACGAGGCATGGTGAATGGAGTCGCGTCGCACGTGCGCCTTTGCCTCAGCCTGTTGTTTCTCAGCTTGCGTACCCAAAACGCCTTTTGgctgtgttttttttttctttctttaTGACTGATTATATGATTTCGtgtcttgttttttttttttgtttctcttgttTGGTCTCTTGGGTTTGCTGTTCTCTGGGGATGCCGGCCATCTCAGTGCGTACGGTATCACCCCCCGTGCGCAGCCTTTGTGAAGAGGCCAAGCAGCCTGCAGCGTGCCctcggctgcggctgcggacTAATGGTCTCAGCGAGCAGGTCTGGGCTGGTGCAGTACTAGAGAGACGTGCAGTAATGATCGCGACTGTGTTAGCTCAAGACGAATCTCGCGGACGACTCATCACCTCTGGAGGGCCATAGTCTCTGTGCAGGCACGTACTTTTTCACGGGTCCCTTTCCTCCTGACCCACCCACCGCTGCCAAAGGTGCGGGGATTTACGAGGTGAAGTGCCCCTGCTCGCACACCCCTGGCAACGTTTTACGTGTCACGGCACATCCAGGCAAGCCATCCAGACACGCCACTTGTGGCGTCGAGGGAAATGGAAAATGAGGACAGCGTGACCCCCTCACCAGACAAGAAGGTTCTCCTAGAACAGGACCCCAAAT is from Leishmania braziliensis MHOM/BR/75/M2904 complete genome, chromosome 18 and encodes:
- a CDS encoding putative citrate synthase, which translates into the protein MASSVVSEMKAQMLKRSKVEKQTISELRMKHGDVKLSDASIDAAYCGMRGITGLVYEPSLLDPVEGIRFRNRTIPECQEVLPKAPNGCETLPEAMFWLLMTGEVPTAEQARALNAELHRRADPVAIAAAQKAIAALPASTHPMTAFSVGVLALQTYSKFAAAYATGKSNKTTYWEYALEDSLDMLARTPAVAAMIYNRVTKGRAEVAASSNSELDWAANFSNMLGFKDNEFWECMRLYLSIHVDHEGGNVSAHTTTLVASALSDPYLAFSAGLNGLAGPLHGLASQEVLKYLLSMQDRVKADGVNVCDEAALEVALTKYTWELLNSGQVVPGYGHAVLRKVDPRYTCLRNFCLRHHFEDDLFKLINVVYKIMPGILTEHGKTKNPYPNVDAHSGVLLQHYGLTEQDYYPVLFGLSRQMGVMAGVVWDRLQGRPLERPKSITTEMLAKKYLENL